The Cervus elaphus chromosome 12, mCerEla1.1, whole genome shotgun sequence DNA window GGTGAAATTTTTCCTAAGTAGTAAGGTTCAGAAGTTAAACCTACTAATGGGAAGTGCAGGAAGCTATCACTGAATAGGGCATCTGTGGTCagtggagcctcagtctcctgaacCTGTAGTTAAAGGGAGAAGAAACACAGTATAGAGTAGGGACTCCCTGGGGGTgaagtggttaaggctccacgcttccactgcaggaggtgtgggttccattcctggtcagggaactaagatcccacaagccatgcagtgtggccaagaaataaataatgtaacattaaaacataaaattacaaaagtaaaagtttgaaaaatacatgtaagaaTGTTTTAACAAAGTGTATAGATTGACAGGTAGGAGATCTCACACTTTCTGATAAAACAGGGACTAACTCCCCAGACCCCACCAGCCTTGCACAGCTTCTGTTCTCCATCTTagaactcagaagaaaggagACTGGAGTGAAGAGGTACAGTTTACGAGAAAGAAAGGGCCACGTGTACCAAGAGGTCAGCGAGCCCCAGGATGACGACTACCTCTGTGAGTGACCCCGGTGGCCCACTCACGGAGAAGGGGCTATGAGGCCTTGGTCCACTAACCTCACCTCACCATCTCGTCCCCCGGCCATCCCCTTCCTCTATGACTTGGGGAGCAGGGTCGAGGCCAAATGCCATGAATGCCCCAGTTCTTTCTGAAGGTCGTTATGACCAGCAACATCACTATACCTTCTCTCATCCCTGTTCTCACCTCCAGATTGTGAGGACTGTCAGAACTTCTTCATCGACAGCTGTGCTGCCCATGGGCCCCCAACCTTTGTAAAGGACTGTGCAGTGGAAAAGGGGCATGCCAACCGCTCAGCTCTCACGCTGCCCCCTGGGTTAAGCATCAGACTGTCGGGCATCCCTGACGCTGGGCTTGGAGTGTGGAACGAGGCGTCCGATCTGCCGCTGGGCCTGCACTTTGGCCCCTATGAGGGCCAGATCACAGACGATGAAGAGGCCGCCAAGAGTGGATACGCCTGGCAGGTGAGAAGCACCTGTTTCCCAGTCCTCTGGCCTCTAATCGCTTCTATGTGTTGGGGGGTACTTCATGTCTACATGCGAGGACGCAGATTGAGATAACATGATCGGCAATGACACAGTCAGCCCTGGGTACTGTGTGCCCTGGGCGTGAACACAGGACTtccatctaaaggtcagaggagaggtgtgaccacagtgtacagacactcaggacgtCTATCTAAAGgtgagaggagaggtgggagcacagtctacagacactcaggacctctatctaaagatcagaggagaggtgggaccacagtgtacagacactcaggacctctatctaaaggtcagaggagaggtgggaccacagtgtacagacactcaggacttccatctaaaggtcagaggagaggtgggaacacagtaTACAGACACTCAGGACTTCCACCTAAAGGTCAGAAGAGAGATAGGAACACCTTGGTACACACTCACAGGacttctatctaaaggtcagaggagaggtgggaacaccaTGGTTCACACTCACAGGACTTCTATCTAAagatcagaggagaggtgggaccacagtgtacagacacacaGAAGTGACTCCTCCCTTGTGGAGCCCTTGCCTTCAATGAACCAAGAGACTCAGACTTGGAATGATGAGTAAGGGGCTTACCGTGTGGTCCGACTGGCAGTTGAATCCATGCAGGCTGAAAAGCACCAATGTCTACAGAGGGAAATAGCTCTTCTATAtcttcctaccaaaaaaaaaaaaaagaaagaaaagaaagagggaagctTGTAACTCTTTCTCTGACACTCAGATCACCAAAGGGAGGAACTGCTACGAGTATGTGGATGGAAAGGACACGTCTTGGGCCAACTGGATGAGGTGAGTGCAGTGAGTCTGCAGTGTGGAGACATTGAGACTCCCTCAATCCCACGCCCCTTTCCTTCTCAACCCGGCTCCCTCAACAGCTTTcacatcttccttcctcttttccctccatatcatgctctttcatttcaaaagacactagaaagaaggaaataaaaatatggcatGTGCCGTCAAGATACAAGTCTATATGCTGAACAAAACTGGTGGACTTGAAAGCAACTTGAGGAGTCTAGATTCACCAGGGACACTTtaactgacttaatggacacTTACCACacactttatgtttcagtttAGACAGTGAACTTCGTTACTGAAGCACATCACACAACCCATGTCCTTTTGGAGAACATACTGCAGACAGACATTAGCCAACTGATTTTAGGAAGAGTAACCttattttttctatctttgaGTAACTGCACAGCGCCAGGATAACCTAATACAGGAGACCTTGACTCTTTGTGGGCAACAACATCCTCAGCCTTGGTTCCAGTGAGAAGTGGGCCCTGAGGCCTCACAAGGAATGAGGGGCAGCATGGCCCTGAGCAGGGCAATTCTCTGAGGGCCTCTCCTTTCATCAGGGCAGGCAAACAGTGAACAAACTATTACTGTTCCTTGTCTCAAGCTATATCAGCGCTCTCTCCAAGTTTCCGTGGAAGAGGGTGGGCAAGCGAATAGGACCCTGGATACATGTGGGGAGATGGGAGAACGCTCGAgagagaaggcaggctggggtgAGTGCTGAGGGCTGTGTGTTAGCCAAGGAGCACCAAGTCCTGTGGATGGAAGAGAACTTAATTCAGAGTTTAGAGGAGCTGGAGGTCACCAGCCTCAAGGACAGTCCAGGTGGAGACGAGTCTGGAACTGGGCTCTAGAAAAATGGCTAATTAGGTAAGGAGAGAAAAGCATGGGAATTCACATGGCCTGGCCGAAGGTGTGAACAGAAGGTCCACATTTGGGGCGGCCTCAGAGGCGGAAGGCAAGGAGCTGGGCATGGTGGGAGAGTGGAGGGCACTCATCACCTgaggtttctttccctttcccggCCTCACCCCCAGGTATGTGAACTGTGCCCGGGACGACGAGGAGCAGAACCTGGTGGCCTTCCAGTATCACGGGCAGATCTTCTACCGAACCTGCCAGGTGGTCAGGCCGGGCTGTGAGCTGCTGGTCTGGTACGGGGACGAGTACGGCCAGGACCTTGGCATCAAGCGGGACAGCCGGGGGAAGAGTGAGCTCGCAACCGGGAGAGGTGAGTGTCAGCCCTCTTccagcaccccaccccatcctgggagCCTCCGTGGTCCTATTTCGAAGCAGAGTACAATCCAGTCCAAAGGCAGTTGAGTTGCAATAAAAATGCCTCAGAATTTGATTCTTTTCATATGATTGTTAGgagaaatttttatattaaaaatgttagttctaatttttaatatttcatgcaaaaatctATGTAACATCACCTTCTGCTGAAAGGcttagaagcaaaaagcaagtttTCTAGCACCTACCAGCTCTCTGCCCTTTACCTCTTTCTTCCTTAATtcctcccatttctttttttttttttcactaaagacattttattttaaaatatttataggacAAAGATATTTAAAGAGTCACACTAGGAAATTTATAAATGACATCTGCcaatttaaagaaagtaaatggAATTCCTTAgtca harbors:
- the LOC122704995 gene encoding histone-lysine N-methyltransferase PRDM9-like; this translates as MRLHAGGLTDTPTEQPIPERWGGASIALPTLRAPIGQSASVTTPIGRLCLTGQVVKPQVDDTEDSDEEWTPKQQELRRKETGVKRYSLRERKGHVYQEVSEPQDDDYLYCEDCQNFFIDSCAAHGPPTFVKDCAVEKGHANRSALTLPPGLSIRLSGIPDAGLGVWNEASDLPLGLHFGPYEGQITDDEEAAKSGYAWQITKGRNCYEYVDGKDTSWANWMRYVNCARDDEEQNLVAFQYHGQIFYRTCQVVRPGCELLVWYGDEYGQDLGIKRDSRGKSELATGREPKPKIHPCAFCSLAFPSQKFLSQHTQQSHPSQTLLRPSERDLLQPEDPCPGNQNQRYSDPHSPSEKPEGQEAKDRE